The genomic window CGCCCTTGCGGCTTGATTTCAAGTGTTGATGAGACAACATTACCCACGAAACGTCCGCTAACAATAAGTGAGCTTGTATCTATTTCGCCATGCACAACACCATTTTTACCAATCATCACGGTGTCTTTAGAGTGAATATTCCCCTCAAACTCGCCATCAATATGCAATCTACAATCCGTGTTGATTTCTCCCTTAATTTTCGTGCCCTGCGCGATGATAGTCGCTCCACCGCCACTTGTATTTACTCC from Helicobacter typhlonius includes these protein-coding regions:
- a CDS encoding bactofilin family protein → MAIFVSDNKQPDGVNTSGGGATIIAQGTKIKGEINTDCRLHIDGEFEGNIHSKDTVMIGKNGVVHGEIDTSSLIVSGRFVGNVVSSTLEIKPQGRVEGTATTSEFVIERKGVFVGESKVKGPNASKADIAALGLSKKDK